One Eubacteriales bacterium mix99 genomic window carries:
- a CDS encoding ISLre2 family transposase: MYSIQDFNEFARKTENKVREFLREGKDLAELTLGLQEDLFELGRNILVETLEGMDEQLRKSGVRKNNWEIVRKDETGILTTFGTIKYNRTYFKPKSGGKRKYLVDELVGLKPHDRVSADVVINVVEEAIDSSYRKGGERAGYMDEISKQAVMDKIHNLEISEHEHKVDKKRDVRILYVEADEDHVSLQGEDDKSKIAMPRLVYVHEGVDPEKSSQTRTRLKNVKYFGGMYDESEDLWLEVIEYIDKQYNMDFIETIYLSGDGASWIKAGLDWIPKSKFVLDNFHLKKYMITATAHLNDGDIYQELKDALDWPDKDMVKDVFKKILKQTVSKTKRKAVKDARRYILNNWHGIEIKADKDHELIGCSAEGHISHVFSSRLSSRPKGWSEKGVARMSKLIVYKKNGGRIYDLVMAQKLKEKENRKHELQDELIKEVRKSSESRYAGSWSSSPTVITMGKKTGLFNEMRSMAGIRY, from the coding sequence ATGTACAGTATACAAGATTTTAACGAGTTTGCAAGAAAAACAGAAAATAAGGTAAGAGAATTTTTAAGGGAAGGTAAGGATCTGGCGGAACTGACTCTGGGGCTGCAGGAGGATCTGTTTGAACTTGGTCGGAATATACTGGTGGAGACTCTTGAGGGGATGGATGAACAGCTTCGAAAGTCCGGGGTCAGGAAAAACAATTGGGAGATTGTCAGGAAAGATGAGACAGGGATCTTAACGACCTTTGGAACGATCAAGTATAATAGAACGTATTTTAAGCCAAAGAGTGGTGGCAAAAGGAAATATCTCGTTGATGAGCTTGTTGGTCTTAAGCCACATGACAGAGTGAGTGCGGATGTGGTGATCAATGTGGTGGAAGAGGCCATAGACAGCAGCTACAGGAAAGGTGGAGAAAGAGCCGGATATATGGACGAAATAAGCAAGCAGGCTGTTATGGATAAAATACATAACCTTGAGATCAGCGAACATGAGCATAAGGTGGACAAGAAGAGGGATGTCAGGATACTGTATGTTGAAGCAGATGAAGATCATGTTTCCCTGCAGGGAGAAGACGATAAAAGCAAGATAGCTATGCCCAGGCTGGTTTATGTTCATGAAGGCGTAGATCCCGAAAAAAGCAGCCAAACAAGGACCAGGCTTAAAAACGTTAAATATTTTGGCGGCATGTATGATGAGAGCGAGGATCTGTGGCTGGAGGTCATAGAATATATAGACAAGCAGTACAACATGGATTTCATTGAAACCATATACCTTTCCGGGGATGGGGCATCATGGATTAAGGCCGGGCTTGACTGGATTCCCAAAAGCAAGTTTGTGCTGGACAATTTTCATCTTAAGAAATATATGATAACTGCGACTGCACACTTAAACGATGGAGACATCTATCAGGAGTTGAAGGATGCATTGGATTGGCCGGACAAGGACATGGTCAAGGATGTTTTCAAGAAGATCCTCAAACAAACGGTTTCCAAAACGAAGAGGAAGGCAGTTAAGGATGCCAGACGGTACATATTGAATAACTGGCATGGAATAGAAATAAAGGCTGATAAGGACCATGAACTGATAGGATGCAGTGCCGAAGGTCATATAAGCCATGTGTTTTCAAGCAGGCTAAGCAGCAGGCCTAAGGGATGGTCTGAAAAAGGTGTTGCCAGGATGTCCAAACTTATCGTATATAAGAAAAATGGTGGCAGGATCTATGACCTGGTTATGGCACAGAAGCTTAAGGAGAAGGAGAACAGGAAACATGAATTGCAGGATGAGTTAATCAAGGAAGTAAGGAAATCATCAGAAAGCAGATATGCTGGTTCATGGAGTAGCAGCCCAACTGTAATTACCATGGGGAAAAAGACAGGGCTGTTTAATGAGATGAGGAGTATGGCCGGAATACGCTATTAG